One window of Paenibacillus sp. FSL K6-3182 genomic DNA carries:
- a CDS encoding spore germination protein, which yields MDQTEPISSDLKINIERIKEIFSDTSDLVIRKLTIKQTTEQAALIYIDGLTDGAAINSDVLRPLQLDSSGGKPGDELMMTIGQIVPETNWYQIEIAILHGKSILFVSGREAAYVLGTSGWPQRAIEDPQMEASLKGAHQGFVETSGQNIAMIRRYIPNRELKMKRLIVGRRGQTSVTIIYLEDVMNPQLLNDLKDRIQKIDVDVILNTGELAELIEDNPFSLFPQFVLTERPDSAASQILQGRCVVVVDRSPSVLVAPVSFYSYFQSIDDYSTRWSIATFLRLLRMFAFITATFLPAFYIAVVSFHIEIIPMKLLLTLGESRGQVPFPPFVEAIIMEITLEMLREAGVRLPAPVGQTVGIVGGIVLGQAVVQAGLISNVMVIVVAFTAISSFILPNYDMVAAVRLIRFMLMILSSLFGFVGIIVGLMTMIAHLLTLKSLGMPYGSPLAPLRFSDLKDTLIRAPLWLMEKRPKNALPLQEKRQTNTRKEDGAH from the coding sequence ATGGATCAAACAGAACCTATCAGCTCAGACCTGAAAATAAACATAGAACGTATAAAAGAAATTTTTTCGGATACAAGCGATTTAGTCATAAGGAAACTAACGATCAAGCAAACAACTGAGCAAGCAGCACTCATATACATCGATGGGCTGACAGATGGAGCAGCAATTAATAGTGACGTCCTTCGTCCCTTGCAGCTAGATTCGAGCGGGGGAAAACCCGGTGATGAGTTAATGATGACCATTGGACAAATCGTACCCGAAACGAATTGGTACCAAATTGAGATAGCAATACTGCACGGCAAATCCATATTATTCGTGAGCGGCAGAGAGGCGGCCTATGTGCTTGGCACAAGCGGCTGGCCGCAGCGGGCAATTGAAGATCCACAAATGGAAGCCTCCTTAAAAGGCGCCCATCAAGGCTTTGTCGAAACCAGCGGCCAAAATATCGCTATGATCAGACGTTATATCCCGAATCGCGAATTAAAAATGAAACGGCTGATTGTCGGTCGGCGCGGCCAGACCTCCGTAACGATTATTTACCTAGAGGATGTAATGAATCCTCAATTGTTAAACGATCTTAAGGATCGCATTCAAAAGATTGACGTAGACGTCATTTTAAACACCGGTGAGCTGGCAGAGCTGATCGAGGATAATCCCTTCTCACTCTTCCCGCAATTCGTTCTTACTGAGCGGCCAGATTCTGCAGCATCGCAAATTTTGCAAGGAAGATGTGTCGTTGTCGTCGACCGTTCGCCAAGCGTACTCGTTGCTCCAGTCAGCTTCTACTCTTATTTCCAAAGCATCGACGATTATAGTACTCGTTGGTCCATTGCAACCTTTTTGAGGCTGCTGCGAATGTTTGCATTTATTACTGCTACATTTTTGCCTGCCTTTTATATCGCAGTTGTTTCCTTCCATATCGAGATCATTCCAATGAAGCTGCTTCTCACCCTGGGAGAATCACGCGGACAAGTACCGTTTCCACCTTTTGTGGAGGCCATTATAATGGAAATCACTTTGGAAATGCTCCGTGAAGCTGGCGTCCGGCTGCCTGCCCCCGTTGGCCAGACGGTTGGCATCGTTGGGGGTATTGTGCTTGGACAAGCTGTCGTTCAAGCAGGCTTAATAAGCAATGTTATGGTTATCGTTGTAGCATTTACAGCCATTTCTTCATTTATTTTGCCGAACTACGATATGGTTGCAGCCGTTCGCTTAATTCGTTTCATGCTCATGATTTTATCCTCACTGTTCGGATTTGTCGGGATCATCGTTGGTTTGATGACGATGATCGCTCATTTATTAACGCTTAAATCGCTTGGTATGCCTTATGGAAGCCCACTGGCTCCGCTCCGTTTCTCAGATTTGAAGGATACCCTAATACGAGCACCATTATGGCTGATGGAAAAAAGACCAAAAAACGCACTCCCGCTTCAAGAAAAACGTCAAACAAACACTCGGAAGGAGGATGGAGCACATTGA
- a CDS encoding endospore germination permease, with product MTNTEGNTITSMQFIFIISGIQISVAVLSLPRKLAEIAGTDGWISILIGYAISLLCGYIIIMVMRHCSDKTLIDALPAMMGKWLAKGFTLLLALFFLSLMYDGLVRTILIIKIWLMPNTQSYILMILLLIPAYKIAINGPRILGRYAELVAVISCWLPFVYLFTLKYAHWLNLLPILKVGWLPVLSALKVTIYPNLGLAAVFIFYPYLVKKDKAASSLFISNTITLSVHLFITIICFIYFSPHEITLYNDPIISILKTIEFRFIERIEVPFIAFYLFVFSLVWIPSMYIVSFCISKVFGLSSHRVPLRILCIMIAIATFIHIPSFKQSDQMELWLTWFGFGMEYILPILLLIYMVIYKRIHRRAEL from the coding sequence TTGACGAACACCGAAGGTAATACGATAACTTCGATGCAATTTATATTTATTATTTCCGGTATTCAGATTAGTGTTGCCGTCCTTTCCTTACCGAGAAAGTTAGCAGAAATAGCAGGAACGGACGGCTGGATTTCCATTTTAATTGGTTATGCCATCAGTCTTCTATGCGGGTATATCATTATTATGGTGATGAGACATTGTTCTGATAAAACATTAATTGATGCGCTGCCTGCAATGATGGGGAAATGGCTTGCCAAAGGATTCACCCTATTGTTGGCCTTGTTTTTCCTCTCTCTTATGTACGACGGTCTTGTGCGCACTATCTTGATTATTAAAATTTGGCTGATGCCAAACACCCAGTCCTACATACTCATGATTCTGCTGTTAATACCCGCTTATAAAATCGCTATAAACGGACCGCGCATCTTGGGACGATATGCAGAACTAGTTGCTGTCATATCATGCTGGTTGCCCTTTGTTTATCTATTTACCCTCAAATATGCTCATTGGCTCAACTTGCTGCCCATATTAAAAGTAGGCTGGCTGCCTGTCCTGTCGGCGTTGAAAGTAACGATTTATCCGAATCTGGGCCTGGCTGCCGTTTTTATATTTTATCCTTATTTAGTTAAGAAGGATAAAGCTGCTTCTTCACTATTTATATCCAATACGATTACCCTATCTGTACATCTATTTATTACAATCATATGCTTCATTTACTTCAGTCCCCATGAAATCACACTTTATAATGATCCAATCATCAGTATTCTCAAAACAATTGAATTTCGCTTTATTGAACGGATTGAGGTGCCTTTCATCGCGTTTTATTTGTTTGTCTTCTCACTCGTTTGGATTCCGTCTATGTATATCGTCTCTTTTTGCATAAGCAAGGTTTTCGGGCTAAGCAGCCATCGTGTCCCATTACGCATCTTGTGCATTATGATTGCAATAGCTACTTTTATTCACATCCCCTCATTCAAGCAAAGCGATCAAATGGAATTATGGCTTACTTGGTTTGGTTTTGGGATGGAATATATACTCCCTATTCTACTGCTGATATACATGGTCATCTACAAACGAATACATCGGAGGGCTGAACTATGA
- a CDS encoding Ger(x)C family spore germination protein translates to MKLRLFFVCCLFITICLTATACGDQLYLENAATPLALGMDLDKNEKFHFYSSAPVFSKNIKKKSQETSGSANSLRQSKAIQDSQSSGSIQGRNYQVILLGRHFLSYEDWFPMLDVLFRDARNTVTDRVIAVDGSLDEVFSLNPPDQPLLPILLRGMVDTKSIKSETYATTAQEFHRQFYDKGLTPYIAEVKIVNNQVRLKGSALLNPKGKYELSLGPQETILLSILQKQAAPGFSLSYPIPGEPVNGPFETNILSLTGAKVKTKIKTTYENNKFKFDIHVKTRGSLSEHLFPFNVEKEDKKLEKQVAVLMQEQFTSIIEKLQKHKIDPIGLGVYARAKEYEKFCKVEDHWGEAFANAEVRVKVDLEITSMGPVK, encoded by the coding sequence ATGAAGCTGCGCCTCTTTTTTGTATGTTGCTTGTTCATTACGATTTGTCTTACTGCAACCGCCTGCGGGGATCAGCTGTATTTAGAAAATGCGGCAACACCGCTTGCTCTTGGCATGGATTTGGATAAAAATGAGAAATTTCATTTTTATTCTTCCGCTCCTGTTTTCAGCAAAAATATAAAGAAAAAGAGCCAAGAAACGTCAGGCAGCGCGAATTCGCTTCGGCAATCCAAAGCGATCCAAGACTCGCAATCAAGCGGTTCCATCCAAGGTCGAAATTACCAGGTTATTCTCCTAGGCAGACATTTTCTGAGTTACGAGGATTGGTTTCCGATGCTTGATGTGTTGTTTCGTGATGCAAGAAACACGGTAACCGACCGAGTTATTGCTGTTGATGGCTCTTTAGATGAGGTATTTTCACTAAATCCTCCTGATCAGCCGCTGCTTCCTATTCTTCTCAGAGGCATGGTGGACACCAAATCGATAAAATCGGAAACGTATGCGACGACCGCCCAAGAATTTCACAGGCAGTTTTATGATAAAGGCTTAACGCCTTACATTGCAGAAGTGAAGATCGTCAATAATCAGGTTAGGCTGAAAGGCTCCGCTTTGCTGAATCCGAAAGGCAAATATGAGCTTTCATTGGGCCCCCAAGAAACGATCCTGCTAAGTATTTTGCAGAAACAAGCGGCACCGGGCTTCAGCTTGTCCTATCCCATTCCCGGTGAGCCTGTAAACGGGCCATTCGAAACGAATATTTTAAGCCTAACTGGCGCCAAAGTAAAAACAAAAATCAAAACTACCTATGAAAACAATAAATTCAAGTTTGATATCCACGTGAAGACAAGGGGCAGTCTCTCCGAGCATCTATTCCCTTTCAATGTAGAGAAGGAGGATAAAAAGCTGGAAAAACAAGTAGCTGTTCTCATGCAGGAGCAATTTACGAGCATTATCGAGAAACTGCAAAAACATAAAATCGATCCCATAGGGCTTGGAGTGTATGCAAGAGCAAAGGAATACGAGAAATTTTGCAAGGTAGAGGATCATTGGGGTGAAGCATTTGCGAATGCTGAAGTGCGTGTAAAGGTAGATTTAGAAATCACTTCAATGGGGCCTGTTAAGTAA
- a CDS encoding DUF3891 family protein, with protein sequence METMILYEKEDAFILIAQHDHARISGDLVSAWQSQLFHSEERKDELAYAAYEHDSNWIDLDRIPLWNDAANMPFSFRDFPGNIRFFFYSKGLDHVQKTSEYAALLGSILYTTLAERFRNDDTITFVEREFARQSAIIERLQLDVSLLQLHAKTLLLCDELSLFVCMEQPGTPRNQYEWFANGFPYWFDRTGQTSLIADWKDETTIQLHPFPFKHEVETSLSYKEVSKADIAVYGIAEAYQRAELLAHKIRFQQAP encoded by the coding sequence ATGGAAACGATGATTTTATATGAGAAGGAAGACGCATTCATATTGATCGCACAACATGATCATGCGAGAATATCCGGAGATCTTGTTTCTGCCTGGCAGAGCCAGTTATTTCATAGTGAGGAACGAAAAGATGAATTAGCTTACGCTGCATATGAGCATGATAGCAACTGGATTGATTTGGACCGTATCCCGCTTTGGAATGATGCAGCAAATATGCCGTTTTCGTTCCGCGATTTTCCAGGCAACATCCGCTTTTTCTTCTATTCCAAAGGCTTGGATCATGTTCAGAAAACGAGCGAATACGCCGCTTTGCTCGGCAGTATTTTGTATACGACGCTTGCTGAAAGGTTCAGAAATGATGATACGATTACGTTTGTAGAACGTGAATTTGCAAGACAAAGCGCGATCATCGAGCGACTTCAGCTGGACGTTAGCCTGCTTCAGCTTCATGCGAAAACGCTGCTGCTTTGTGATGAGCTGTCGCTGTTTGTATGTATGGAGCAGCCGGGAACACCTCGAAATCAATATGAATGGTTTGCTAATGGGTTTCCCTATTGGTTCGATCGTACGGGACAAACCTCATTGATAGCGGATTGGAAGGATGAAACGACCATCCAATTGCATCCATTCCCTTTCAAACATGAGGTGGAGACTTCATTATCTTATAAAGAAGTAAGCAAGGCGGACATTGCTGTTTATGGGATCGCAGAAGCTTATCAGCGTGCAGAGCTGCTTGCGCATAAGATTCGTTTTCAGCAAGCGCCATAG
- a CDS encoding chorismate mutase codes for MEVSRLDELRQAIDQIDHDIISLLARRFQLTEEVGMYKAANHLAAQDLSREAQQFDKIKKLASSHDLNPETAASIYRCLMDVVISRHKEIEQVYALNNRD; via the coding sequence ATGGAAGTATCTAGACTAGATGAATTAAGACAAGCGATCGATCAAATCGATCACGACATCATTTCCTTGCTTGCAAGGCGGTTTCAATTAACGGAAGAAGTGGGTATGTACAAAGCAGCAAACCATCTCGCTGCACAAGACCTGAGCCGGGAAGCCCAACAATTTGATAAAATAAAGAAACTTGCGAGCAGCCATGATTTAAATCCAGAGACAGCAGCTTCGATTTATAGATGCTTAATGGATGTTGTTATTTCACGGCATAAGGAAATTGAGCAAGTTTACGCGCTGAACAATCGTGATTAG